In the genome of Terriglobales bacterium, one region contains:
- a CDS encoding trypsin-like peptidase domain-containing protein, translating to MKSLRPIMLALLLAASFYYLTTHYRGAARRAASEEGAIRPASLEITEAAAAPALDADEQTNIQVYRKALPSVVNITSTTVAFDFFYGPVPEQGQGSGFLLDKQGHILTNYHVVQNARQLEVTLADKRKFRAQVIGFDRPNDLAVIQIPAAEDLKAATLGDSRALVVGQKVYAIGNPFGLSGTMTRGIVSAVRPVRGPEPGLFIDEAIQTDAAINPGNSGGPLLNSQGEVIGINTFILSQVGQSAGIGFAIPINVAKAVLNDLVTFGRVRRPVLGIRTLPIGPELAAEMGLPADAGVLILQVVPGGPAERAGLKGGTRRAYLGNMPIMVGGDLIVGIDGEEVIDQGDIARVMNNRKAGDTVRVAVYRGKRRLEIDVPLGEAREAL from the coding sequence ATGAAATCCCTCAGACCGATCATGCTGGCGCTGCTGCTGGCAGCCAGCTTCTATTACCTGACCACCCACTATCGCGGTGCCGCGCGGCGCGCGGCGTCCGAGGAAGGCGCCATTCGTCCGGCAAGCCTGGAAATCACGGAGGCGGCTGCGGCGCCGGCGCTCGACGCCGACGAGCAGACCAACATCCAGGTCTATCGCAAGGCCCTGCCGTCGGTGGTGAACATCACTTCCACCACGGTGGCCTTCGACTTTTTCTACGGGCCGGTGCCGGAGCAGGGCCAGGGCTCGGGATTCCTCCTGGACAAGCAGGGACACATCCTGACGAACTATCACGTGGTGCAGAACGCGCGTCAACTGGAGGTGACGCTCGCGGACAAGCGCAAGTTCCGCGCCCAGGTGATCGGATTCGACCGGCCGAATGACCTGGCGGTCATCCAGATTCCGGCGGCGGAAGACTTGAAGGCGGCAACCCTGGGAGATTCGCGGGCTCTGGTGGTGGGACAGAAGGTGTACGCCATCGGCAACCCCTTCGGCCTGAGCGGGACGATGACACGCGGCATCGTCAGCGCGGTGCGCCCGGTGCGGGGGCCGGAGCCCGGCCTGTTCATCGATGAAGCCATCCAGACCGACGCCGCCATCAATCCGGGGAACTCGGGCGGGCCGCTGTTGAACTCGCAAGGCGAGGTGATCGGCATCAACACCTTCATCCTGAGCCAGGTGGGCCAGAGCGCGGGCATCGGCTTTGCTATCCCCATCAACGTAGCCAAAGCGGTGCTGAATGACCTGGTGACCTTCGGGCGAGTGCGGCGCCCGGTGCTCGGCATTCGCACCTTGCCCATCGGGCCGGAACTGGCGGCGGAGATGGGCCTGCCCGCGGATGCTGGGGTGCTTATTCTGCAAGTGGTGCCGGGAGGACCCGCCGAGCGAGCCGGACTCAAGGGTGGAACGCGTCGGGCCTACCTGGGCAATATGCCCATCATGGTGGGTGGCGATTTGATCGTGGGCATCGACGGCGAAGAGGTCATCGACCAGGGTGACATCGCGCGGGTCATGAACAACCGCAAGGCTGGCGACACAGTGCGCGTGGCCGTCTATCGCGGCAAGCGCCGCCTGGAAATCGACGTGCCGTTGGGCGAGGCGCGCGAGGCGCTCTAG
- a CDS encoding bifunctional 5,10-methylenetetrahydrofolate dehydrogenase/5,10-methenyltetrahydrofolate cyclohydrolase, whose product MAAQLLDGNKIAAEIKAEVAAEVKALAEGGLQPGLAAVLVGNNPASEIYVRSKIKACEELSIYSERITPPETVTTREMLALVEDLNQREEIDGILVQLPLPKQVDSKKVLLAVDPAKDVDGFHPMNVGFLSTQRPGLAPCTPLGIMEMLRRSGVEIAGAEAVVVGRSDIVGKPMAMLLLNSHATVTVCHSKTRDLAGVCRRADILIAAIGKAGLVTRDFVKPGATVIDVGMNKITDRAEFERFFKGNEKREKTFAEKGSTLMGDVHPEVVEVAGKLTPVPGGVGPLTIALLMQNTLRAAKLRRGARVAATVAE is encoded by the coding sequence ATGGCTGCTCAACTGCTGGACGGCAACAAGATCGCGGCGGAGATCAAAGCGGAAGTCGCTGCAGAGGTGAAGGCGCTGGCGGAAGGCGGGCTGCAGCCCGGACTGGCGGCGGTGCTGGTGGGAAACAACCCGGCATCGGAGATTTACGTCCGCAGCAAGATCAAGGCGTGCGAAGAACTGAGCATCTACAGCGAACGGATCACGCCGCCGGAAACGGTGACTACGCGGGAGATGCTGGCGCTGGTGGAGGACCTGAACCAGCGCGAGGAGATCGACGGCATCCTGGTGCAGTTGCCGCTGCCCAAGCAGGTCGATTCCAAGAAAGTGCTGCTGGCGGTAGACCCTGCCAAGGACGTAGACGGCTTTCATCCCATGAACGTGGGGTTCCTCTCGACGCAGCGGCCGGGCCTGGCGCCGTGCACGCCGCTGGGCATCATGGAAATGCTGCGGCGCAGCGGAGTGGAGATCGCGGGCGCCGAAGCGGTGGTGGTGGGGCGCAGCGACATTGTCGGCAAGCCCATGGCCATGCTGCTGCTCAACTCCCACGCGACGGTCACGGTTTGCCACTCCAAGACGCGGGACCTGGCGGGCGTCTGCCGCCGCGCCGACATCCTGATTGCCGCCATCGGCAAGGCCGGGTTGGTCACGCGGGATTTTGTGAAGCCCGGCGCGACGGTCATCGACGTGGGCATGAACAAAATCACCGACCGCGCCGAGTTCGAGAGGTTCTTCAAGGGCAATGAGAAGCGCGAGAAGACGTTCGCAGAGAAGGGCTCGACCCTGATGGGCGACGTGCATCCCGAAGTGGTCGAAGTGGCGGGCAAGCTCACGCCGGTGCCCGGCGGCGTGGGCCCGCTGACCATCGCGCTTCTGATGCAGAACACGCTGCGCGCGGCCAAGCTGCGGCGCGGGGCGCGCGTGGCCGCGACCGTGGCGGAGTAG
- the coaE gene encoding dephospho-CoA kinase (Dephospho-CoA kinase (CoaE) performs the final step in coenzyme A biosynthesis.): MLRVGLTGGLSSGKSTVAEMLARRGARVLDADRLVHELMRPGLPVYQEIVRHFGPEILASDKTIDRKKLADAAFGGRRIAELNRIVHPAVIALQDAWMDELQREEPQALAVVEAALILEAGAAPRFDKLVVVTCRQAQKVERFAARYPLGVEAGRAEAARRLAAQMPDKEKVARADYVIDNSGTLAQTDHQVEKVFAELLEIATEEQRLGGRRNAKGKMKKARMRSERAKGIVSR, from the coding sequence GTGCTGCGGGTGGGACTGACCGGCGGGCTCTCCAGCGGCAAATCGACGGTGGCGGAGATGCTGGCGCGGCGGGGCGCAAGAGTGCTGGACGCCGATCGCCTGGTGCACGAACTCATGCGGCCGGGCCTCCCTGTCTACCAGGAGATCGTGCGCCATTTCGGCCCCGAGATCCTGGCCTCCGACAAGACTATTGACCGCAAGAAACTGGCCGATGCTGCCTTCGGCGGAAGACGCATCGCGGAGCTGAACCGCATCGTGCATCCGGCGGTGATTGCGCTTCAGGATGCTTGGATGGACGAACTGCAACGGGAAGAGCCGCAGGCTCTGGCGGTGGTGGAGGCGGCGCTGATCCTGGAGGCCGGTGCGGCCCCTCGCTTCGACAAGCTGGTGGTGGTGACTTGCCGGCAGGCGCAGAAAGTGGAGCGCTTCGCGGCGCGCTATCCGCTCGGAGTGGAGGCCGGACGGGCGGAAGCCGCCCGGCGTCTGGCCGCGCAGATGCCGGACAAAGAGAAGGTCGCGAGGGCGGACTACGTCATCGACAACTCCGGGACGCTGGCACAGACGGACCACCAGGTGGAGAAGGTTTTTGCCGAGTTGCTCGAGATCGCCACTGAGGAACAGAGGCTCGGAGGCCGGCGGAATGCAAAAGGAAAGATGAAAAAGGCAAGAATGAGAAGCGAGCGCGCGAAGGGAATCGTAAGTCGATAG